In Dolichospermum flos-aquae CCAP 1403/13F, the following proteins share a genomic window:
- a CDS encoding DUF433 domain-containing protein produces MKTILSSEKAFIIRTERGLTIAGTRITLYDVIDLIKAQYPPKLIRDKFNLTDEQISAALSYIETHHTQVEAEYQEVLQTREEIYQYWEERNREHFAKMAAKPQKPEKQALWAKLEEQKAQRTSIKP; encoded by the coding sequence ATGAAGACCATCTTATCAAGTGAAAAAGCATTTATTATTCGGACTGAGCGAGGACTCACAATTGCGGGAACGCGCATCACCCTTTATGATGTAATAGATTTGATCAAGGCTCAGTATCCTCCTAAGTTAATTCGAGATAAATTCAATCTCACAGATGAACAAATTAGTGCAGCTTTATCTTACATTGAAACACATCATACTCAGGTAGAAGCTGAATATCAAGAAGTTCTACAAACTAGAGAAGAAATTTATCAATACTGGGAAGAACGTAACCGCGAACACTTTGCAAAAATGGCAGCAAAACCACAAAAGCCCGAAAAACAGGCTCTTTGGGCGAAACTTGAGGAGCAGAAAGCCCAACGTACCTCAATAAAGCCATGA
- a CDS encoding DUF5615 family PIN-like protein has translation MIFLVDYNLDGYAVVLLGILAKNGWLELLSIRFVTFREADLSMDSNDRAVWCYAQANQMMILTANRNMKGEDSLEQVMREENTATSFPVITIGNLDRIDEYDYREQCVDRIVEIIIDIDNYLGVGRLFIP, from the coding sequence ATGATATTTTTAGTGGATTACAATCTTGATGGATACGCTGTAGTTTTGCTGGGAATCTTGGCGAAAAACGGTTGGCTTGAGTTACTATCTATTCGTTTTGTCACATTTCGAGAAGCGGATTTATCAATGGATAGTAATGACCGCGCAGTTTGGTGTTATGCTCAAGCAAATCAGATGATGATCCTCACCGCTAATCGGAATATGAAAGGTGAGGATTCATTAGAACAAGTAATGCGTGAAGAAAATACAGCAACTTCATTTCCTGTGATTACAATTGGGAATCTTGATCGCATTGACGAATATGATTATCGAGAACAATGTGTTGATCGTATAGTTGAGATTATCATAGATATTGATAATTATTTGGGAGTAGGTCGGCTTTTCATTCCATAA
- a CDS encoding M15 family metallopeptidase yields the protein MNKAGFPKKPHNSYPLSGDDIPVALRDTNDAGSKIKVQPVVLIIGGLTGFLLLAVSSGFLFSLTTPKPTANSVAAPISSTPIAANTPDNNDTVLGHFPYSEAPESELAPITGDSRIRMRKSAAVKFQAMVQTARSAGVILVPISGFRSVQEQKQLFFGVGAQRNQTPAERAALSAPPNHSEHHTGYAVDVGDGTVPATNLQANFDNTKAYQWLQANAAKFSFEISFPKNNLQGVSYEPWHWRFVGDTDSLETFYKAKNIKPVKTP from the coding sequence TTGAATAAAGCTGGGTTTCCTAAAAAACCGCACAATTCCTACCCTCTCTCTGGTGATGATATCCCAGTGGCTTTACGTGATACAAATGATGCAGGAAGTAAGATCAAAGTCCAACCTGTGGTTTTGATTATAGGTGGATTAACAGGATTTTTGTTACTGGCTGTCTCTAGTGGTTTTTTGTTTTCGCTGACAACACCTAAGCCAACTGCTAATTCTGTAGCTGCACCGATTAGTTCTACACCCATAGCCGCTAATACCCCAGATAATAATGATACAGTGTTGGGACATTTTCCCTATTCAGAAGCACCAGAATCAGAATTAGCCCCAATTACGGGTGACAGTAGAATCAGAATGCGAAAATCTGCCGCTGTCAAGTTTCAAGCCATGGTACAAACCGCTAGAAGTGCGGGTGTAATTTTAGTTCCAATTTCTGGCTTTCGTTCTGTACAAGAGCAAAAGCAGTTATTTTTCGGTGTAGGCGCACAGCGGAATCAAACCCCAGCCGAAAGAGCAGCCCTCAGCGCACCACCAAATCATAGTGAACATCATACAGGTTATGCGGTGGATGTTGGCGATGGCACAGTCCCAGCAACTAATCTCCAAGCCAATTTTGATAATACCAAAGCTTATCAGTGGTTACAAGCCAATGCTGCTAAGTTTAGTTTTGAAATTTCCTTTCCGAAAAATAATCTTCAAGGTGTGAGTTATGAACCTTGGCATTGGCGTTTTGTCGGCGATACTGATAGTTTAGAAACATTTTATAAAGCCAAAAATATCAAACCTGTAAAAACACCATAA
- a CDS encoding AEC family transporter, translating to MINLLELYIKLVGLILVGFILGRKLPNNTSTYVGQFLYWVGVPISIIGFLLQTDLSGQIWIAPIIAHLAIFLGALLAWLRIKAQAHFIDSVSPATTQGSLILAAMVGNTGNLGFPITLAMVGKEYFAWALFYDMLGSLFGAYGLGVFLAAKFGNNTQNQMQIAKVILINPALWSFGFGLLLHQVTLPSPVIFCLEKLAWGAVALSLMLIGMRLSQLKSWRKLPQAGSSVFIKMLLVPMILGSTLSFFGVTGNAAQVIVLQMGMPPALATLVIAETFDLDRDLAVTALAMGMIVLLFTLPVWLWLF from the coding sequence TTGATAAATCTTTTAGAACTATATATCAAGTTAGTGGGATTAATCCTAGTGGGATTTATACTGGGACGTAAATTGCCTAACAATACTTCCACCTACGTAGGTCAATTTCTCTATTGGGTGGGAGTACCTATAAGCATCATCGGTTTTTTACTACAAACAGATTTATCAGGACAGATTTGGATTGCACCGATAATAGCTCACTTGGCAATCTTTCTGGGGGCATTATTAGCTTGGTTAAGAATCAAAGCCCAAGCACATTTCATTGATTCAGTTTCCCCCGCGACAACTCAAGGTAGTTTGATTCTAGCAGCAATGGTAGGTAATACAGGTAATTTGGGTTTTCCCATTACTTTAGCAATGGTAGGTAAAGAATATTTTGCCTGGGCTTTATTTTACGATATGTTGGGTTCGCTGTTTGGTGCTTATGGTTTAGGTGTGTTTCTTGCTGCTAAGTTTGGTAATAATACTCAAAATCAGATGCAAATAGCAAAGGTAATTTTGATTAATCCGGCTTTATGGAGTTTTGGATTTGGCTTATTATTGCATCAAGTCACGCTTCCCTCCCCGGTGATATTTTGTTTGGAAAAATTGGCTTGGGGTGCAGTTGCTTTATCTTTGATGTTAATTGGAATGCGACTTTCCCAACTAAAATCTTGGCGAAAATTACCACAAGCGGGGAGTAGTGTCTTCATTAAAATGCTATTAGTGCCGATGATTTTAGGTAGCACTCTCTCATTTTTTGGTGTTACTGGTAATGCAGCACAGGTGATAGTTTTGCAAATGGGTATGCCTCCAGCTTTGGCTACATTGGTAATAGCAGAAACCTTTGATTTGGATAGAGATTTGGCTGTTACTGCTTTAGCTATGGGGATGATAGTTTTGTTGTTTACTCTTCCTGTTTGGTTGTGGTTATTTTAA
- a CDS encoding phosphoribosyltransferase, whose amino-acid sequence MSDLYISWSDYHHKIEQLAVKIYQSGWEFNQIVCLARGGLRVGDILSRIYNQPLAILSTSSYNGAGTYKRSNLIISRQLTMTSENLGSRILLVDDLVDSGITIQETVPWLQKHHDFPIQEIRTAVIWYKACSVVVPDYHVDYLADNPWIHQPFEHYESISPSELAKKLNLVVT is encoded by the coding sequence ATGTCAGACCTTTACATTTCTTGGTCAGATTATCACCACAAAATTGAACAACTGGCTGTAAAGATTTATCAATCGGGTTGGGAATTTAACCAAATCGTCTGTTTAGCTAGAGGGGGACTGCGAGTAGGAGATATTCTCTCCCGCATATACAATCAACCATTAGCAATTTTATCTACCTCATCTTACAATGGCGCAGGTACATATAAAAGAAGTAATTTAATTATTTCTCGTCAATTAACCATGACTAGTGAAAATTTAGGTTCACGGATTTTGCTAGTAGATGATTTAGTAGACTCTGGTATCACTATTCAAGAAACAGTTCCCTGGTTACAGAAACATCATGATTTTCCCATTCAAGAAATTCGCACCGCTGTAATTTGGTATAAAGCTTGTTCAGTTGTTGTTCCTGATTATCACGTTGATTATCTGGCTGATAATCCTTGGATTCATCAACCTTTTGAACATTACGAATCTATTAGTCCTTCCGAACTGGCAAAAAAGCTGAATTTAGTAGTCACATAA
- a CDS encoding MFS transporter, with product MVKDNSDNNDFHKSLSSEKLDFKTKLAYGAGDLGPAITANIAVFYMMVFFTNVAGIPAGLAGSILMIGKIWDGINDPMVGMLTDKTQSRHWGRRLPWLLYGAIPFGFFFFLQWIVPQFTADKSSNIWCLFWYYVVIGIVSQAFYTVVNLPYTAMTPELTQDYDERTSLNSFRFTFSIGGSILSLILSKIIFSQISDRQQQYLVLAAVCTVISVLSLYWCVYGVRDRILSFEAKRISLPQEAEIPFFEQLKIVFSNKPFLFVIAIYLFSWLGVQITASIIPYFVVNCMKLKEGDVPTVMIAVQGTALFMLFIWSYLSKKIGKKIVYFLGMSSWIIAAAGLFFLQPNQVGLMYVMAVMAGMGVSTAYLIPWSMIPDVIELDELQTGQRREGIFYGFMVLLQKFGLAFGLFLVGNTLQAYGFKEAVAGQSSLPVQPESALLAIRIAVGPIPTVCLIAGLVLVYFYPITREMHAEIMLKLQVQRQRT from the coding sequence ATGGTTAAAGATAATTCTGATAATAACGATTTTCACAAATCTCTGTCCAGTGAAAAATTAGATTTTAAAACTAAATTAGCGTATGGTGCGGGAGATTTGGGACCAGCGATTACTGCAAATATTGCTGTATTTTACATGATGGTTTTCTTTACCAATGTGGCAGGAATTCCAGCGGGTTTGGCAGGTAGTATTTTGATGATTGGCAAAATTTGGGATGGTATCAATGATCCTATGGTGGGAATGTTGACTGATAAAACCCAATCCCGGCACTGGGGTCGTCGTCTACCTTGGCTTTTATATGGGGCAATTCCTTTTGGATTTTTCTTTTTCTTGCAGTGGATTGTCCCCCAATTTACTGCTGACAAAAGTAGTAATATTTGGTGTTTATTTTGGTATTATGTAGTAATTGGGATTGTATCTCAGGCATTTTATACTGTTGTGAATTTGCCTTATACAGCCATGACTCCTGAGTTAACTCAAGATTACGATGAACGGACTAGTTTGAATAGTTTTCGGTTTACGTTTTCCATTGGTGGCAGTATTTTATCGTTGATTTTATCAAAAATTATTTTCTCACAAATTAGCGATCGCCAACAACAATATTTAGTTTTAGCGGCTGTGTGTACCGTGATTTCGGTTTTATCCTTGTATTGGTGCGTTTATGGGGTGCGCGATCGCATTTTATCTTTTGAAGCTAAACGGATTTCTTTGCCACAAGAAGCAGAAATTCCCTTTTTTGAACAGCTAAAAATTGTCTTTAGTAATAAACCTTTTTTGTTTGTAATTGCGATATATCTTTTTTCTTGGTTAGGTGTGCAAATCACAGCCAGCATTATTCCCTATTTTGTCGTTAACTGTATGAAACTTAAAGAGGGAGATGTCCCCACAGTCATGATTGCAGTGCAGGGAACGGCTTTATTTATGTTATTTATTTGGAGTTATTTAAGTAAAAAGATTGGCAAAAAAATCGTTTATTTCTTAGGAATGAGTTCCTGGATTATTGCGGCTGCTGGATTATTTTTCTTACAGCCAAATCAAGTTGGTTTAATGTATGTTATGGCTGTAATGGCAGGTATGGGAGTTTCTACAGCTTATCTAATTCCTTGGTCAATGATCCCTGATGTGATTGAATTAGATGAATTGCAAACTGGACAAAGACGGGAAGGAATTTTCTATGGTTTCATGGTTTTATTACAAAAATTTGGTTTAGCTTTCGGGCTGTTTTTGGTCGGTAATACCTTACAAGCTTATGGTTTTAAAGAAGCGGTTGCTGGACAAAGTTCTTTACCTGTACAACCTGAATCTGCACTTTTAGCCATTCGTATCGCTGTTGGACCAATACCAACCGTTTGTTTAATTGCCGGGTTAGTTTTAGTCTACTTCTATCCCATTACTCGCGAAATGCACGCGGAAATCATGTTAAAACTGCAAGTACAACGGCAGAGAACATAA
- a CDS encoding ISAs1-like element ISAsp2 family transposase: MKLPPKITIVDHFKDLEDKRVERTKRHKLIDIVTIAICAVICGVDSWVLMEAYGKKKEKWLKQFLELPNGIPSHDTFARVFARIDPQQFQNCFLSWIKSINKITEGEVIAIDGKTLRHSYDKGKDKGAIHMVSAWATSNKLVLGQCKVEEKSNEITAIPELIKVLDIAGCLVTIDAMGCQKEIVKSIAEKSGEYIIALKKNQGNLYKNVEEIFKEAISKGFEGFKYSEFHTKEDKHGREEIRHYLMLSDIEERIDTDKKWVNLQSVGMVEYIRKVNGKTKVETGYYISSLTNNAKLLGESVRTHWGIENSLHWVLDVAFREDDCRIRKDNAPQNFAVIRHIAVNLLGKEKSQKLGTKSKQFCAGWDDEYLEKILECI; the protein is encoded by the coding sequence ATGAAGCTACCACCAAAAATCACAATAGTAGATCACTTTAAAGATTTAGAAGATAAAAGAGTTGAGAGAACAAAAAGGCATAAATTAATAGATATAGTAACCATTGCGATTTGTGCAGTGATCTGTGGAGTAGATAGTTGGGTATTGATGGAGGCTTATGGAAAAAAGAAAGAAAAATGGCTAAAACAATTTTTAGAACTTCCAAACGGGATTCCATCTCATGATACATTCGCCAGAGTATTTGCGAGAATAGATCCGCAACAATTTCAGAATTGTTTTTTGAGTTGGATAAAATCTATCAATAAAATTACAGAAGGAGAAGTCATAGCAATAGATGGGAAAACATTAAGGCATTCATATGATAAAGGAAAGGATAAAGGTGCGATTCACATGGTAAGTGCATGGGCAACTAGTAATAAATTAGTATTAGGACAATGTAAAGTAGAAGAAAAGTCAAATGAAATAACAGCCATACCGGAATTAATTAAAGTATTAGATATAGCCGGATGTTTAGTAACGATTGATGCGATGGGGTGTCAAAAAGAGATAGTAAAATCAATTGCAGAAAAATCAGGCGAATATATTATCGCACTCAAAAAGAATCAAGGTAATTTATATAAGAATGTAGAAGAAATCTTCAAAGAAGCTATATCTAAAGGGTTTGAGGGATTCAAATATAGTGAATTTCATACAAAAGAAGACAAACATGGAAGAGAAGAGATTCGTCATTATCTCATGTTATCAGACATAGAAGAAAGAATAGATACTGATAAGAAATGGGTAAATCTTCAAAGTGTAGGAATGGTAGAATATATACGAAAAGTTAATGGAAAAACGAAGGTTGAGACAGGCTATTATATAAGTAGTTTGACAAATAATGCGAAATTACTAGGAGAATCAGTCCGCACTCATTGGGGTATAGAGAATTCATTACACTGGGTTTTAGATGTAGCTTTTAGAGAAGATGATTGTCGGATAAGAAAGGATAATGCACCACAAAACTTTGCAGTTATTCGTCATATAGCAGTTAATCTTTTAGGAAAAGAAAAAAGCCAAAAACTAGGAACTAAAAGTAAGCAGTTTTGTGCAGGATGGGATGATGAATATTTAGAGAAGATTTTAGAATGTATCTGA
- a CDS encoding helix-turn-helix domain-containing protein gives MYLLTNYVYKLRSNISQSDKMDGWLDMLRSTYNWSLAQGKRI, from the coding sequence TTGTATTTGCTAACAAATTATGTATATAAGCTACGTTCTAATATTAGTCAGTCCGATAAAATGGACGGTTGGCTAGATATGCTCCGGTCTACTTACAATTGGAGTTTAGCTCAGGGGAAACGCATCTAA
- the uvrC gene encoding excinuclease ABC subunit UvrC translates to MTRSEQILPLYKNPERLENRLGEIPPEPGVYLLRDGSDRLIYIGKSRKLRSRVRSYFRDSTNKTERINTMVKLVTEIEFIVTDTEAEALALEANLIKQHQPYFNVLLKDDKKYPYLCITWSEEYPRIFITRKRQLGKAKDKYYGPYTDSGLLREIVHLCKKIFPLRQRPQPLFKDRPCLNYDIGRCPGVCQKLVSTVEYAKIVQKVAMVFQGRTQELIDILTAQMETAAEELNFENAAKIRDQIVALKSLNAAQKVSLPDDTVSRDAIALAADDQHAYIQLFQIRAGQLVGRLAFVAESHAEPGAILQRVLEEHYQTAESVEIPSEILVQHDLPDSDILSDILTERKGRKVTISNPLRQSKAELIEMVEKNAQYELQRMQKLGDSNLQATQDLAAILDLPDLPKRIEGYDISHIQGTNAVGSQVVFIDGLPAKQHYRHYKIKNPDIKIGHSDDFASLSEVINRRFRKYIEDPKLARLGNADWPDLMMIDGGKGQLSAVVGILQEMNLFADLRVVSLAKKREEIFLPHSSKPLETDSEQPGVQLLRRLRDEAHRFAVSFHRQQRSDKLKRSHLDEIPGLGQHRQKLLLAHFRSVDYIRQATPTQLTEVPGIGSRLAQDIYDYFHPV, encoded by the coding sequence GTGACTAGATCTGAACAAATATTACCACTGTATAAGAACCCAGAACGGTTAGAAAATCGTTTGGGAGAAATTCCCCCAGAACCGGGGGTCTATTTGTTGCGGGATGGCAGCGATCGCTTAATATATATAGGTAAATCTCGTAAATTGCGTTCTCGTGTCCGTTCCTATTTCCGGGACTCCACTAACAAGACTGAACGCATTAACACGATGGTCAAGTTAGTGACAGAAATTGAATTTATTGTCACTGATACAGAAGCTGAAGCATTAGCCCTAGAAGCCAATTTAATTAAGCAGCATCAGCCCTATTTTAACGTTTTACTCAAAGATGATAAAAAGTATCCTTATCTCTGCATTACTTGGTCAGAGGAATATCCGCGCATTTTCATTACCCGCAAACGTCAATTAGGAAAAGCCAAAGATAAATATTACGGTCCCTATACAGATTCCGGCTTATTACGAGAAATTGTCCATTTGTGTAAAAAGATTTTCCCTTTACGACAAAGACCACAACCTTTATTTAAAGATCGTCCCTGTTTAAATTATGATATTGGTCGTTGTCCTGGAGTTTGTCAAAAATTAGTTTCCACAGTTGAATATGCAAAAATTGTCCAAAAAGTAGCAATGGTTTTTCAAGGAAGGACTCAGGAACTAATTGATATTTTAACAGCACAAATGGAAACTGCTGCCGAAGAATTAAATTTTGAAAATGCCGCAAAAATTCGTGATCAAATTGTAGCTTTAAAATCCCTCAATGCCGCCCAAAAAGTCTCCTTACCTGATGATACTGTATCACGAGATGCGATCGCTTTAGCTGCCGATGACCAACACGCCTATATTCAATTATTCCAAATTCGCGCTGGTCAATTAGTTGGCCGTTTGGCTTTTGTTGCTGAATCTCACGCTGAACCGGGAGCAATTTTACAACGAGTTTTAGAGGAACATTATCAAACAGCGGAAAGTGTGGAAATTCCTAGCGAAATTTTAGTACAACATGATTTACCAGATAGTGATATCTTATCTGATATTTTGACAGAACGCAAAGGCAGAAAAGTCACAATTTCCAACCCTTTGCGACAAAGTAAAGCAGAATTAATAGAAATGGTGGAAAAAAATGCCCAATATGAATTACAGAGAATGCAAAAATTGGGAGATAGTAATCTGCAAGCAACCCAAGATTTAGCTGCTATTCTCGACTTACCAGATTTACCCAAACGCATTGAAGGTTATGATATTTCTCATATTCAAGGAACTAATGCGGTAGGTTCGCAAGTAGTTTTTATTGATGGTTTACCAGCTAAACAACATTACCGACATTATAAAATTAAAAATCCTGATATTAAAATTGGTCATTCCGATGATTTTGCCAGTTTATCAGAAGTTATTAATAGACGGTTTCGTAAATATATTGAAGATCCCAAATTAGCAAGGTTGGGTAATGCTGACTGGCCTGATTTAATGATGATTGATGGTGGTAAAGGTCAATTATCTGCTGTTGTGGGTATTTTACAGGAAATGAATCTATTCGCAGATTTGCGGGTTGTCAGTTTAGCAAAAAAGCGAGAGGAAATCTTTTTACCCCACTCATCAAAACCTTTAGAAACGGACTCAGAACAGCCAGGAGTCCAGTTATTAAGAAGATTACGAGATGAAGCCCATAGATTTGCTGTGAGTTTTCATCGGCAGCAAAGAAGTGATAAACTCAAGCGATCGCATTTAGATGAAATTCCTGGTTTAGGACAACATCGGCAAAAGTTGCTATTAGCTCATTTTCGCTCAGTTGATTATATTCGTCAAGCCACTCCTACACAATTAACTGAAGTTCCCGGAATTGGTTCACGGTTAGCGCAAGATATTTATGATTATTTCCATCCTGTTTAA
- a CDS encoding tetratricopeptide repeat protein, producing the protein MKISLCMIVKNEETTLPKCLGSVKNFVDEIVVLDTGSTDKTTQIAQQFGAKVHYFTWNNNFSDARNEALKYVTGDWILVLDADETLTPEIIPFLEVVINKEEYLVINLVRQEVGSTQSPYSLVSRLFRHHPDIYFDRPYHALIDDSVMAILAKEANWEIGYLPGVAILHTGYQKAVINEQNKSAKAAAAMAEFLANHPNDAYVCSKLGALYMQMGKINEGMELLNHGLNQIIGNQVNEDKKPLSKFKYSQSQKVEVAFDEDINYDILYELHYHLGIAYTNLKNLPPAISHYQAAVKLPIYPLLKLGGYNNLGNLFKNMGNFSEAKIAYETAIKIDPNFVTGYYNLGMVCKAMGLFAEAIDAYNNAINLNPDYAEAYQNLGVVLLKIGDVQGSLEAFEYAISLHELNNPEEAQRLHQGLKEMGLL; encoded by the coding sequence ATGAAAATTAGCTTGTGCATGATTGTTAAAAATGAAGAAACTACCTTGCCAAAGTGCTTAGGAAGTGTTAAAAATTTTGTTGATGAAATTGTAGTTCTGGATACGGGTTCAACTGATAAAACAACTCAAATCGCTCAACAATTTGGGGCTAAAGTTCATTATTTTACATGGAATAATAATTTTAGTGATGCAAGAAATGAGGCTTTAAAATATGTCACAGGTGACTGGATTTTAGTTTTAGATGCTGATGAAACTTTAACACCAGAAATTATTCCTTTTTTGGAAGTGGTTATTAATAAAGAAGAATATCTAGTTATTAATCTGGTGCGTCAAGAAGTCGGTTCAACACAATCACCTTATTCTCTGGTTTCTCGACTATTTCGTCATCATCCAGATATCTATTTTGATCGTCCTTATCATGCTTTAATTGATGATAGTGTCATGGCAATTTTAGCCAAAGAAGCAAATTGGGAAATAGGTTATTTACCAGGGGTAGCAATTCTCCATACCGGTTATCAAAAAGCTGTAATTAATGAACAGAATAAATCTGCTAAAGCCGCAGCCGCAATGGCAGAGTTTTTGGCAAATCATCCTAATGATGCTTATGTTTGTAGTAAGTTGGGGGCTTTGTATATGCAAATGGGGAAGATTAATGAAGGTATGGAGTTATTGAATCATGGATTAAATCAAATTATTGGTAATCAGGTTAATGAAGATAAAAAACCATTAAGTAAATTCAAATATTCGCAGTCACAAAAAGTTGAAGTTGCTTTTGATGAAGATATAAATTATGATATTTTGTATGAATTGCATTACCATTTAGGAATTGCTTATACAAATTTAAAAAATTTGCCCCCAGCCATTTCTCATTATCAAGCTGCGGTAAAATTGCCTATTTATCCGCTTTTAAAATTAGGAGGATATAATAATTTAGGGAATTTATTCAAAAATATGGGGAATTTTTCAGAAGCAAAAATTGCTTATGAAACAGCCATAAAAATTGATCCTAATTTTGTAACTGGTTATTATAATTTAGGGATGGTATGTAAAGCCATGGGATTATTTGCTGAAGCTATTGATGCCTATAATAACGCCATTAATTTGAATCCTGATTATGCAGAAGCTTATCAAAATTTAGGGGTTGTACTGTTGAAAATTGGCGATGTTCAAGGTAGTTTAGAAGCTTTTGAATATGCCATTTCTCTCCATGAATTAAACAACCCTGAAGAAGCACAAAGACTTCATCAGGGTTTAAAGGAAATGGGTTTGTTGTAA
- a CDS encoding pyridoxal phosphate-dependent aminotransferase, whose translation MKLAARVSQVTPSITLAIAAKAKAMKAEGIDVCSFSAGEPDFDTPAHIKAAAAKALDEGKTKYGPAAGEPKLREAIAHKLKNDNGLNYKAENVLVTNGGKHSLYNLIVALIDPGDEVIIPSPYWLSYPEMVTLVGGKSVIVETDASTGYKITPEQLKKAITPKTKLFVLNSPSNPTGMVYTPGEIKALAQVIVDADIYVVSDEIYEKILYDGAEHISIGSLGEEIFSRTLISSGFAKGYSMTGWRLGYLAGPVEIIKAASTIQGHSTSNVCTFAQYGAIAALESSQDCVEEMRQAFAKRRQVMFERLKAIPGLSTAKPDGAFYLFPDISKTGLKSLEFCDALLAEHQVALIPGVAFGADKNIRLSYATDMTTIEKGMDRLEKFVRSRI comes from the coding sequence ATGAAGCTGGCAGCAAGAGTAAGTCAGGTAACTCCCTCCATCACCTTAGCCATTGCAGCGAAAGCTAAGGCCATGAAAGCTGAGGGGATAGATGTTTGTAGTTTTAGCGCAGGTGAACCGGATTTTGACACGCCAGCGCATATCAAAGCCGCAGCCGCAAAGGCTTTGGATGAAGGTAAAACCAAGTATGGTCCAGCCGCTGGAGAACCAAAATTACGGGAAGCGATCGCCCACAAGCTAAAAAATGATAATGGTCTTAATTATAAGGCAGAGAATGTCCTTGTCACCAATGGCGGTAAGCATTCTCTGTATAATTTGATTGTGGCACTGATTGACCCAGGTGATGAGGTAATTATTCCCTCTCCCTACTGGTTAAGTTATCCCGAAATGGTGACATTAGTTGGTGGTAAGTCTGTGATTGTGGAAACAGATGCTTCCACTGGCTACAAAATCACCCCAGAGCAGCTAAAAAAAGCTATTACCCCAAAAACCAAGTTATTTGTTCTTAACTCCCCTTCTAACCCCACAGGGATGGTATACACGCCAGGGGAAATTAAAGCCTTGGCGCAGGTAATAGTTGATGCAGATATCTATGTTGTGTCTGACGAGATTTACGAGAAGATTCTCTATGATGGTGCAGAACATATCAGCATTGGTTCTTTAGGTGAGGAAATTTTTTCTCGCACCTTAATTAGTAGCGGTTTCGCTAAAGGTTACTCAATGACCGGTTGGCGCTTGGGTTATTTAGCTGGACCTGTGGAAATTATCAAAGCCGCTAGTACCATTCAGGGACATAGTACATCAAATGTGTGTACTTTTGCTCAATATGGAGCGATCGCAGCATTGGAAAGTTCCCAAGACTGTGTAGAGGAAATGCGTCAAGCTTTCGCTAAACGTCGTCAGGTAATGTTTGAAAGACTCAAAGCTATTCCGGGTTTGAGTACCGCTAAACCAGACGGTGCATTTTACCTCTTCCCTGATATCAGCAAAACCGGCTTGAAATCCCTGGAATTTTGTGATGCTTTATTAGCAGAACATCAAGTTGCACTTATTCCCGGTGTTGCTTTCGGTGCTGATAAAAACATTCGTCTTTCCTACGCTACTGATATGACGACAATTGAAAAGGGAATGGATAGATTAGAGAAATTCGTGCGTTCTCGGATTTAG